The window GCCGGCCGGGCCGTGCGGACAGGGGAGGGCGGGAAGGGCCATCCGCTTCTCGCGGATCCTGATTGCGCGGTGCGCGACTCCCGGCCGCTTCCCCGCGTCTGTTTCGGATCCTTCCCGCCACCACCAGCACACCACGGAATCGGCTCGGGCACCAGGGGCGCACGGCCGGGTTCCGCGACCCCGCCCCCCTTCGGTGCGCCGTCCCTCGAAGGGGTGGTTCCCAAGGCCAGGCCGGAGTGTCGGCGCATGACCGGAAGGCAGCCGGTGAGAAACACGGCATGCAGCAACCGCATCCGGGCAGCCCGTTCCCGGTTCCGCGCACCCCGTCCCCGACCGACGTCGTCTTCACGGCGGACTTCGCCTCCACCGAGCAGTGGGTGGAGGGCCGCTCATGGGCCTATCCCGGCGGCGGCCCGGTGAACCCGGACGACGACAAACTGGACTACCTCGTGACCGACCCCTCCTACTGCCGCACGGGCCTCTTCCGGGCCGTACGCAGGCGGGACGGCAGGTGGAACACGGGGCTGCTGACCACCGAGGGCAGCGACCAGTCGTTCATGGTCCGCTCGGGAGACGTGCTGGAGGCCCGGGTGCGGCTGCCCCGCGAGGTCGGGGCGTGGCCGGCGATCTGGACCTGGCGCGACGGCGACCAGGAGATCGACGTCTTCGAGTACCACCCGGACAATCCGAACCTGCTGGAGTTCGGCAACCATGTGCGCGACACCGGCTCCGCCTTCCGCAGCGACGCCGTACGGCCCGGTGCCTGGATCGACCTGAGGACCGAGTTCGGGGCCGAATCCGTCGTCTGGTGGGTGAACGGCACCCGGGCCTTCGCGGACCGGCGCGGGGTGGGCCGCCGCTGGCACGCGTACCTCATCGTCAACCTGTCGGTGTGCGCGGGCCGCTACCACCCGGCGCCCGCTCCCGGGACGCGCGAGATGTCGTACGAGGTGAGCGGCCTCCTCGTACGCCGTCCCGCGCCGGCCGGGGGAAAGTCCCACGGGGCGCCGCACACCGAGGGCGGGGAGCCGGCCGTGCCGCCGCCCGCCGCCGGCGGGGACGCGGCCGCCCTGGACGACGCGACCGGATGAGCGGGCCGGATCAGGCCGCCATCGCCTCCCGCACGTCCGGGTAGCAGTCGATGAGCGTGGTGAGGCCGACGATCTCCAGGGTCCGCAGGACGGGCCTGCGGACGCCGGCCAGCCGCAGCCACCCGCCGGGATCATGGGCCTGATGGGCGCCGATGAGGACGTTGATGCCGCTGGAGTCCATGAAGGCGACACCGGCGAAGTCCGCGACCGTACGGGCCGCCTCCGGAGGGTCGGGGGCCAGGGCCTGGCGGAGCAGACCCGAGGTGTGGTGGTCGATCTCCCCGGCCAGCGTCACGACGGCGACACCGTCGACGACGGCACGGCTGATCGACAGCCCGTCCGGTTCTGCTGCTTCGTATATGTGTGCAGTGTCTGCCACGCGTTCCTCGACAACGCTCGACGATCCTTGACCACAGCTTCCCCCTCCCCCTGGCTGCCCAGGATCGCGCGGAGGATGCCTGACGGACCCGTCCTCGATCGGCAGGCGTGCGGGCCGGGAACCCGGGTACACGCGGCTCTGTGAACGGGGTGACGAAGTGTGTCCGGAAGGAATCGGGTTCCCTCGGTGAGGGGCCTTTGGGGCCGCGCCGCGAGCCGTTGCAGCTGGCGGTGGAGCTGGACGGTGGCGACGGCGGGTGCATCGCACGGGCCCGCGACCGGGCCGGGGCGTTCCTCGCCCGGGCGCAGGCGGCCCACGGGGTGCCGGTGACGGCCCGCACGATGGATCTGACCCAGCTCGTCGTCAGCGAGCTGGTCACCAACGCCTGCAAGTACGCGCCCGGACCGGTGCTGCTGGTCCTGCGCATCGCCGACGGCGCGGTGGAGACGGAGGTCTGGGACAGCGATCCCGTCCTGCCGGTGGCCAGGGCCGCCGACCCGGGCCGGGTGGGCCAGCACGGTCTGGAGATCGTGATGGCCGTCGTCCAGGGCTTCGAGGTACGGCGGGAACCGGTCGGCAAGCGCATCACCGCCCGCATCGCCCTCTGGGACGACCCCGTCCGGGACGTCGGCGACAGCGCCGCCCACTGACGGACGCGGCACCGCGGTAACGCTCGCCGACCCGTGAGCGCCCGGCGTGCGGGTGTGGTTTCGCCCGCGCCGGCGCCGGAAACCCGGCAGCGCGACGAAGGCCGCCCCGGCATCACGTCCGGGACGCGCCGTCGCGCCGTCGAGGGAAGGGGCGGGGCGATGACCTGGGACCAGACACCCGGCACGGCCCTGGTGACCGGAGCGTCGTCGGGCATCGGCGCCGAGTACGCCCGGCAACTGGCCGAGCGCGGCTGGGACCTGGCCCTGGTGGCCCGGCGGGCCGAACGGCTCACCGCGCTCGCGGACCGGCTGCGCGAGCACACGGGAGCGGCCGTGGAGACGCTGGTCGCCGACCTCGCCCGGCCCGCCGATCTCGCCCGCGTCGAGGCGCGAGCCGCCGCCGACGACGTGACCCTGCTGGTGAACAACGCCGGGATCAACGGGTACGGGCCGTTCGCCGAGGTCGACGCGGCCCTGCTCACCAAGGTGCTCCACGTGAACGTCGTGGTGCCCACGGTGCTGGCCCGCGCGGCCGTCCCGGGCATGCTGACGCGCGGCCGTGGCGCGGTCGTCAACGTCGCCTCGCTGCTGGCGTTCGCGGGGGACCTGGCCCCCGGCCCCCTGCCCCACCGGGCCGTCTACGGAGGCACCAAGGGCTACCTGGTGACGTTCACCAGGACCCTGGCCGCCGAACTCGCCGGCACGCCGCTGCACCTCCAGGTCGTCTGCCCCGGTCTCACCGCCACCGAGTTCCACCTCACGTCGGGCGAGGCTCCCGTACCGGGCGCGGAACGGGTCCACGAGGACGGCGGGATGGCGGCGTCCGACGTCGTCACCGCGTCCCTGGCCGCGCTCGACTCCGGCGAGGCGGTGTGCGTGCCCGGTCTGCGTGAGGCGGAGGCCGTGGATCGTCTCGCCGCCGCGGAACTCGCCCTGCGCGAGGGCTCCGGGCGGTCCCTCGCCCCTCGCTACCGCACCGTGGCGCCCTCGGACATCGGCGGCTGAGCACGGCCCCGCGCGGTCACATCCTGCGCAGGACGACGAGCAGGACGAGCAGCACGGTGGCGCCGGCCGTGGTGCCGTGGGCGACCACCGCCGTGAGCGGGAAGTGCCGTTCGGCCGTGGCACCGCCCTGCGAATGGCGGCCGGAACTCGGCAGCCAGCGCAGCAGCATCATGAAGCCGAACGCGGCGACGATCAGCACCACCGCACAGGCCGCCCAGGCCGAACTCCGCACCCCGCCCACGACATAGGCGGTCCAGGCGGCGAGGCCGGTCACGGCGAGGGCCACATGGCCCAGCACGAGCCACAGCGGCAGCCGTGTCACACCCGGTGTGCGCTGGCGCAGCCCGCCGTGGCGGATCCACACGGCGGCCAGGTAGCCGCCGAGGCCCGCGGTCAGCAGCCAAGCGCACAGAACGAAGAGCCGCATTCGTTTCGCCCCCCTGTCCTGGTACGGCCGGACCCGAAGCGGCGCGAGGTGGCCGCGTTCCTCAGGACAGCGCACGAGGCGGGAGGAGTCCGGACATCCATCCATCGATTCACCCTTAGGGGTGAAAAGAACAGGAGGGTCCCCATATGCGGGAACCCCGCCGGATCCTCTTCTCCGGCGGGGGTTCGGGCTGTGCCGGCCGACGACGGGCCGCGTCCCGGCGGGCGCCCTCAGTTCCGCACCATGACCCGGCTCAGGGCGGCCACGCCGAGCGCCGCGAGGGCGATCTGGATGAGCCATTCGATCCAGTCGACGCCCTTGGTGTCGGCGACACCGAGTCCGGCCGCGATGGCGGTTCCGATGAAGGCGGCGACGATGCCGACCACGATCGTCCAGAGAATGCCGATGTGCTGACGGCCGGGGACGACGAGCCGTCCCAGGACACCGATCACGATGCCGATGACGAGTGCGCTGATGATCCCGGATATCTCCATGGCTGGCAGGCCACCCCTTCGTCGTTGATGGCATACGTGTGCCCGCTCGACATCGCGGCACGCTCACGGGGGCCGCGGTCCGCGCCGTCCGTCCGGAGGTGACACCCTGCCGGAGGGTCTTCCAAAGCCGCGCCTACACTTGGTGAGCGTGTGTGCTCCGACGGTGACGAGCGTGGACGGGAGGGAACCGTGAGGGACGACGGCACCGGCTTCGAGGATCCGCCCGCCGAGGTGCTGTCGGATGCCGCCGCGGCGTTCGGTCTGCTCGCCTCCGCGGCCCGCCTGCACCTGATGTGGGCCCTGTCGCAGGGCGAGAGCGACGTCACGCATCTCGCCGACCGGGTGGGCGGAGCCCTGCCCGCCGTCAGTCAGCACCTGGCGAAACTCAGACTCGCCGGCCTCGTACGCTCCCGCCGCGAGGGCCGACGGCAGGTGTACTACGTCGACGATCCGGACGTCGTCACCCTGGTCCGGGTCATGGTCCGTCAGCTGACGGCACGGCCGCGCCACCGCACCGGGGGAGCGGACCGGCTGCGCGGGACCGGAGCCTGAGACCACCTGCTCGGCGGCGTGGCGCGCATGAGATGCCTCACCTGTGAATTGCGTGTGGATCTGTACGGTTCGCGCCGCGGGTTTGTTAGATTGCGCAACTACGCAACCGAGGTGAACCGCCCCTTCGCCTGCCCGCACACCGCCGCGCAATCCCGTCCGCCCACCGGACGGCCCGGCCCGACGGGCCCGACCGTTCCTGGGAGTGCAGATGAGCGACCCGTGGGACGGTCCTTCCGGTCAGGTCACGCGCAGCCGTGGCGCGCGGGTGCCCGGACAGCGTACGACCGGACCCGACGGGCCGAGG of the Streptomyces sp. 1222.5 genome contains:
- a CDS encoding STAS domain-containing protein, which encodes MADTAHIYEAAEPDGLSISRAVVDGVAVVTLAGEIDHHTSGLLRQALAPDPPEAARTVADFAGVAFMDSSGINVLIGAHQAHDPGGWLRLAGVRRPVLRTLEIVGLTTLIDCYPDVREAMAA
- a CDS encoding SDR family oxidoreductase is translated as MTWDQTPGTALVTGASSGIGAEYARQLAERGWDLALVARRAERLTALADRLREHTGAAVETLVADLARPADLARVEARAAADDVTLLVNNAGINGYGPFAEVDAALLTKVLHVNVVVPTVLARAAVPGMLTRGRGAVVNVASLLAFAGDLAPGPLPHRAVYGGTKGYLVTFTRTLAAELAGTPLHLQVVCPGLTATEFHLTSGEAPVPGAERVHEDGGMAASDVVTASLAALDSGEAVCVPGLREAEAVDRLAAAELALREGSGRSLAPRYRTVAPSDIGG
- a CDS encoding ATP-binding protein — translated: MGPRREPLQLAVELDGGDGGCIARARDRAGAFLARAQAAHGVPVTARTMDLTQLVVSELVTNACKYAPGPVLLVLRIADGAVETEVWDSDPVLPVARAADPGRVGQHGLEIVMAVVQGFEVRREPVGKRITARIALWDDPVRDVGDSAAH
- a CDS encoding metalloregulator ArsR/SmtB family transcription factor, whose product is MRDDGTGFEDPPAEVLSDAAAAFGLLASAARLHLMWALSQGESDVTHLADRVGGALPAVSQHLAKLRLAGLVRSRREGRRQVYYVDDPDVVTLVRVMVRQLTARPRHRTGGADRLRGTGA
- a CDS encoding GlsB/YeaQ/YmgE family stress response membrane protein; this encodes MEISGIISALVIGIVIGVLGRLVVPGRQHIGILWTIVVGIVAAFIGTAIAAGLGVADTKGVDWIEWLIQIALAALGVAALSRVMVRN
- a CDS encoding beta-glucanase produces the protein MQQPHPGSPFPVPRTPSPTDVVFTADFASTEQWVEGRSWAYPGGGPVNPDDDKLDYLVTDPSYCRTGLFRAVRRRDGRWNTGLLTTEGSDQSFMVRSGDVLEARVRLPREVGAWPAIWTWRDGDQEIDVFEYHPDNPNLLEFGNHVRDTGSAFRSDAVRPGAWIDLRTEFGAESVVWWVNGTRAFADRRGVGRRWHAYLIVNLSVCAGRYHPAPAPGTREMSYEVSGLLVRRPAPAGGKSHGAPHTEGGEPAVPPPAAGGDAAALDDATG